The Phaseolus vulgaris cultivar G19833 chromosome 10, P. vulgaris v2.0, whole genome shotgun sequence DNA window cctTGAAAATTGACTTATTAAGTACAAAATATGTCCAAATCTTAATATTACTCATTCATACACTAAACAAGTAATTAAATAgagattaaatttttaaaaaattaattattatattaactaaattagatactattttacataaaataaaattattaatatttaaaataatttttattattgataaataattttaaattgatatctaattagttaacaaagttttagttaccaattaattagattttgatagttgaaattttgataactaattaaatactaatttaaaaattattttaaatattaataatttttttaatcttaaaattaatatttaatttagttaatattgtaagtaattattttttaattttaaaattaattaatatttaattacttCCTTGTGGtgatattttttctataaagaaacatgactagacacCTTCCCAAATCAACAAGCTAGTGGGAAAATATGATAACAAAGTTTGCCTTCCACATCAGGAAAATGATTGTTCCTGTGGCAGCAGTTAGTTGAACTATGAACCTGGATAAACAAAAATGAGTGCTTTTATTTGTGAAATTGGAATTTTAGACACCCACTTTATCAcctattttcttctttgtttttggCGTATATATGGCATTAATGGTTGTGGAAAAGTTAGTAGGGTCTTTGGTGAGGGCAATGGGACCAGCATGAAAATGGCATATACGAGATTCATAAGATAACAGAAAGGAAGTTATCTTCTTTTTGTTGTCATGGAAGCTTCCCGTGAAACAGACATGAACTCTGTACAATTTCCAGTCACTATAACTAAACCAAAGCAGCCACTATAAGTTACTATGGTTGGTTCACTTCTTCTTGCAACTCGCTTCAGTGCTCCAAATGTTTTCTCTAGCTTGCTAAATATTGCCTCTAAAAGTATTTTACACTGTACTTGTGTTTATCTTTGAagatttttcattaattaaaaataaacatattatataaatctcacatcgattatagattaaaacatttcatagtaatcgattaaaacatttcatagtatataagtgagtaccAGTTTTATGATgttaagttaaacttaaagttcatttcttaatatgatatcagaatTATTTCTTTATGTGTGTTAGAAATACCTTAtcacatttcatagtatataagtagttgcaaacctcatcttataaatTGGTCTtatgaggtttttttttttatcggtcttatgaggttgagttagacttaaagaacacttttaaataaaatataaaacattttatagtaCATAAGTGGTACCAGTTTTATGATGTTAAGTTAAACTTaaacttcttaatatggtataaAGTCATTTCCTAAATGATGTGTGTTGGAAATACCTCATtacatttcatattatataagtaGGTGTAAATCTCATCTTATAAATAGGTCTTATAAGATTTTAAAGAACActtctaaataaaatataaattttattttataaaataatttgtaagaTACAAAGAATTAGATTTAAATCCAATTGAGGGAAAGAACATTATCTCTTTGTAACATCTTCAACTATCAAAAATGTCCATAAAGCTATAGAGTCCACCACATGTACAAATACTCCATacgataataaaaatataatttttactttaataaagtatttaatacattgatttttgtttcattGGGCAGTGTTTTGTTGACTTTACTTCAATTACATGCaattgataattttattctattaaacTCTTACACACTTATGAACTGAGTCAATAtttgcttttattttaaaatatagtttattCGGTTCCAATTTCAGGTTTTCACTTTAAGCAAGTGACGATAAAGTTTAATCACCTTAAATTGTACGTTTATTATGCATTAATCTttttttgataatatttttagtcctaactattttagaaaagagAACTTTTCTCTTTCTGCGTTCTATTTTCTTATTTCTAAAATTCAAAATGGTCCTCTAAGTCACGTTCACCCTTCGTTCTCACTCTTGAATTTTACTTTTCAACGTAGATATTGTTTGGACATAATCATAATCTCATTCCTTCAAGGTATGTTATTCTCGTTATTTTTTCTACTCTATTGTTTTAATTACTTTCtcaagaaaattttatttttccttatcTTGTGCTACAATATAACTTGGTAAAAAAAACATGTGCCTTTTTGCTTCAGGTAGCCACTGTTCCAAAAGTGTGATTCTTATGTTGTTTAGTACGAGACTAAACGATAATAAAAACCAAACCTCTTCATCAGTGACAATTAAAAGACACGTTTATGATTGAGATGAGGGTCTATTTGCAAGGTAGATAATCTTATATTTGCAGAAATTCGCTTTTTACTTCAACAGGTAATAAGATtgattatttttgaaaatttaaaagttcaGAATCAAGTTGCAAAGGCACAAATGTTGAGGTATGTGTTCTTGTTGCTTAACGCACGCTCATGAAAATAAAGCATCAAAACAGATAAACCTATTTTCCTGATAATGACAGTAAAAGGCCAATTTGGATAAATTGCTTTAATTTTGACTATATGATTTTTTAAGGCATTCACAAGTTAATGAATATTCATGGGAGCAGACCCATATCATTTGCGAAATGGACTAAGGAACAAGCATTTGACATGTAATTCACTCAGCATTCCCTGTATTGACTTTGTAAGACATTCATTTACACAAATCCTATTTTTTCCACCatgaaagaaaaatgaagaaaaaaattctcTAGATCTACTTTTCTTCCCGCATCTTCAAACTATATGTCAAAGGGTCCAATCCAAAACTACCTGTGTCTTGGGTTTGAACTACGGAGAGTCACACCATGCAAAAATTTTGTATATCCAAGTAAGCTAAGCTTTCCATCACTATTTCTTATCCAGTCTTTGAGAATTGAATAAGCTGAAGGCCCAAGATTCAACTCCTGTGGCCATAAAGAAGATATAAAAAACATAGATAAGCATTGCAAAACAACATACCAAGTCATATATATGGTAGAACAGATTgtgttagaaaaagaaaaaattgtaattacTCTGCCCAATTCTTCAACTGATATCAGACGGTTCCCTTCAGTCTCAAAATGTTCAAATGCAGTTGAGGCAATGTCTTCCCACCTATCAAGTGCTTCCAATTGGTATGTGCTAATTGCAGCTGCACAAAATTCTTCAAAGTCCATCTTTCTATAGGCAAGTGGCTCCATCTATACAATCATTCAACCAAGAAAATGTACACACTTAGCACTAGTACATGTAGGAACTTACATacaattaagtaaaaaatagtAGATCAACACAATCTAATGTGCTATTAGTATAAAAAGAACATTTTGAAAAATGTATATACTGGCGTGTCAGGTTGAACATGACAAAGATATTTTCTCTCAATACAACTTTTAAGAATAATGGCTCACCGCATTTATGATGTCAACAACCCTTGACTCCCTCATTGCATCAGTTGCATTGTGTACAAGAGCCTGCAAAGTTTGCTTTGAAGCTGTGAATCATGGAAATTAATGGATTCTAAAGAAAGGGCAGGAAAACAACCAAAACCCTTCAAAGCAGGAAAAACACATCCATTATTtccacacaaatatgaactaaGACAAAAAAGGCAGGTTGTGCTGTGAAAATGACAATTTTCTAACACCCCTTGCCCTTCCCGCCAGTCACAgttaaaaactttaatttatcAACCATATGGATTCTAAGGATTTTATAGGGAAGCAGTAGAAAACCATTTTGAAATTGTCAAGGGAGATGAGTCCGTCTCTATTGGGTCCCAACAATCTGAATTGTGCCCTAAGGTAGGGCAATTCATCCTCTGGCAAGGCTTTTGAAAGTGCCTAGATAAAAGAAGCCACAAGATCAGTTAAAATACAGGACAGAAAAATATTCAATAGACAATAACCTAATGTCAGAACTGGTAAAAAATGCTAAACAATGTTTCTTAAAAAGAAGTCCATTGATGAAACTTTATATCAAATAAATAAGAACACAACTTGAGTTTCCCAAAAAGCATTAGATTTATCAACATCATAATTCACAATAGACCATAAAAAgcacatatttttcttttcattcttattgaaaaaaaaGCATTAAGGAGGCTCTCCTCACCACACACCGAAACATCATGATTATATTCATTGTCAGTAGGGAAAATATCATCATGAAGGAAAATGCATGTGATATCAGTTGAGGGATGAAGTACTGCTAgtaaaattagaagaaaaaaatggcaCAAACATACATAAATTCAGCACAGACATGTGCGAGAGATAGTAGTAGGTAACAAATGTTAAGATAGAAGTAAGTATTTACATGAAGTAAGATACTGAAAGCTAAACTCAGCATAAGCATATTCAAGGAAAAGGAACTAAATAATACCTTCACTGCTGCACGTTTGAGTGGTGTTGCAAGAAGATAAGCCTTCACTAGTTTATAAACTAATATGTCTAAAGGGATTGGACGGCTTTCATCCCTCAACCAAGGATGACCTGCATGTACAGAAGTATGCAGTAATTAgtttaacagattcaatttaccAAAACATTGTCAGTACCTTTATGCAAATTCATTACTAATAGGAAAAAGTTAGTGTCCTCCAGTCAAAAAGGTAGCAAGTACAATCTTACTCCTGGACTAAATGAAACCTATAAAAGATTAGATAGGCGCAGCGCAACCACTATCTGACCAATGTTACACATAAGTAATTCTTTCATGAGTCAGTTAATAGACAAGTATCAAAGCACTCAAGGAACCCAATCTTAAAGCTAGTCGTTAAGGAGGAATAACCAAATACTTAAATACTTCACCAAACATCTTATATTACCCAATGTTGGACTTAGGTAAATGTAACACCCAAGTCTCTATCATAGCACCACCCCAAATAACTACCAACTCATACTCTACAACACTTCACTTAACTTCGTCATTAGTCAGAACCTTCCATGTAGCccttttcaaaatcttgataatCAACTTTGATACCAATTGATAAATACCCAACCAATGACAGATCTAGAAATTTATATTGTGCAAGCAATACTTATTTAATAGATAAGAGCACTTACTTAGAGCTTGGACAGCTGTCATTCTTTTCCTGTAGTCCTTGTTTAGAAGCCGTTTTACAAAGTCCTTGGCCTCTGCAGAGGCAGAAGGCCAAGGTAAATCATCAAAGTTAGGATCAGCTCTAAGCACTGCACGAAAAATTCCAGATTCTGTTCGTGCCCAGAAAGGTCGACTTCCACATAATAAGATATAGGTAATAACACCAATACTCCATATATCTGCTTCAAGACTATATGACCTGTGAAGGACCTCAGGTGCAACATAATACGCACTCCCAACAATGTCATTCAGCCGTTCATCTGTATATCAATCAAACACATGAAGGGAAAAGTTAAGAAGGAAGGTCTTAAATCCACAAATATTCGACCAATAATGAATGAAAGGAAGCAGTTTTCAGGTAATGAGTACATGGGGCACACTACTGAGACACAAATGCATTATTCTACTGACACATCATTCAAATTTTCCTTTTACATAATATACATCAAACATTTACAGAAACCACACTTATATCTTCAATCTCGATATTTGGTTTTAATACTTCTAATATGTTAACAAGAGAGTCTGCTTTGGAAGGAAAAGGGTAAAAAATATAGAACCACTATAATAATTACCTGGCCGGATGAAGTCAGATAGACCGAAATCAATAAGCTTCATGTCAGCATCTTCACTTCTTGAAGTGAAGAGGAAATTCTGTAAAAGCAAGCTCCGACAAAGGATGGACAACATTATTGATACTCTAATTCTTATATTAGTAGAACTCGAGATAGAAAAACAGAGCTAAATGTGATCATTACAAATTATTATGCGGATGAAGATTTAAAGCACAAACCTCAGGTTTAAGGTCCCGGTGCACAACACCTTGAAGATGACAAAAAGCAACTACACTTAGGATCTGCAAAACTATAACCTTGGCATCCTCCTCTGAATACTTTCCTCCCCTAATTTGACAGTAAGCATTAATCAGTAAGTAAAAAGATTATACCaagttcaaaataaataaaaaataaataaaaggctAACCTTGACAAAATTCTGTCAAGAAGCTCCCCACCTTCACACAATCTggtaagaaagaaaaaatggtCACTGTATGATGTAGTTACAGTTCTAAG harbors:
- the LOC137818521 gene encoding CDPK-related kinase 3-like, which produces MGQCYGKSNLTPQNDAAAAEETTVDTVVAVAGSADAPLSPLPVKGTPARASPWPSPYPHGGGVTPSPARGTPRRFFRRSFAPPSPAKHIRASLAKRLGHGKTPKEGPIPEEEAAAVATEQSLDKSFGYGKNFGAKYEIGKEVGRGHFGHTCYAKGKKGELKDQPVAVKIISKAKMTTAIAIEDVRREVKILKALSGHEHLVKYHDAFEDANNVYIVMELCEGGELLDRILSRGGKYSEEDAKVIVLQILSVVAFCHLQGVVHRDLKPENFLFTSRSEDADMKLIDFGLSDFIRPDERLNDIVGSAYYVAPEVLHRSYSLEADIWSIGVITYILLCGSRPFWARTESGIFRAVLRADPNFDDLPWPSASAEAKDFVKRLLNKDYRKRMTAVQALSHPWLRDESRPIPLDILVYKLVKAYLLATPLKRAAVKALSKALPEDELPYLRAQFRLLGPNRDGLISLDNFKMALVHNATDAMRESRVVDIINAMEPLAYRKMDFEEFCAAAISTYQLEALDRWEDIASTAFEHFETEGNRLISVEELGRELNLGPSAYSILKDWIRNSDGKLSLLGYTKFLHGVTLRSSNPRHR